From the genome of Lutzomyia longipalpis isolate SR_M1_2022 chromosome 2, ASM2433408v1, one region includes:
- the LOC129791339 gene encoding uncharacterized protein LOC129791339, producing MSWSDPRVSGRKRPLSGLSRKRLPPKCEEERCRRSPAGREKMLLSTMPHFDGCDPTGSVRKGKPFHCRANGRRRAEVSTQRRKKLLRCNIRRGRRILRAGRRETDDCEDALHRDEHQENTQWRTWIPSRDWGKQHQENAKWRTWISFRGWGRSSSLMPKDEHQENTKWKTWIPSRDWGKQHPENTKWLTWIPSREWGKSSSQMPMDVNGTWRARKLAEETGINGNLYQRTRTELEGRATDPKKPLRMSWSDPRVSGRKRPLSGLSRNRLPPKCEEERCRRSPAGREKMLLSTMPHFDGCDPTGSVRKGKPFHCRANGRRRAEVSTQRRKKLLRCNIRRGRRILRAGRRETDDCEDALHRDEHQENTQWRTWIPSRDWGKQHQENAKWRTWISFRGWGRSSSLMPKDEHQENTKWKTWIPSRDWGKQHPENTKWLTWIPSREWGKSSSQMPMDVNGTWRARKLAEETGINGNLYQVTMFHV from the exons ATGTCGTGGAGTGATCCGCGCGTGAGTGGAAGAAAAAGGCCATTGTCCGGATTGAGCCGGAAGAGGCTGCCCCCGAAGTGCGAAGAAGAGAGGTGCCGTCGCTCTCCTGCCGGAAGGGAAAAGATGCTGTTGTCTACGATGCCCCATTTCGATGGATGTGACCCCACGGGCTCCGTGAGAAAAGGAAAACCCTTTCACTGCCGAGCCAATGGCAGAAGAAGGGCAGAAGTGAGTACCCAAAGGCGGAAGAAGCTTCTTCGCTGCAACATTCGTCGTGGGAGACGAATTCTGCGTGCTGGGCGTCGTGAGACCGACGATTGTGAAGATGCCCTCCACAGAGATGAGCATCAGGAGAACACCCAGTGGAGGACATGGATTCCCTCTCGGGACTGGGGAAAGCAGCATCAGGAGAACGCCAAGTGGAGGACATGGATTTCCTTTCGGGGATGGGGAAGGTCCTCAAGCCTGATGCCGAAGGATGAGCATCAGGAGAACACCAAGTGGAAGACATGGATTCCCTCTCGGGACTGGGGAAAGCAGCATCCAGAGAACACCAAGTGGCTGACATGGATTCCCTCCCGGGAATGGGGAAAGTCCTCAAGCCAGATGCCGATGGATGTCAATGGGACGTGGCGTGCGAGGAAACTCGCAGAAGAAACAGGAATCAACGGAAACCTGTATCAA AGGACCCGCACGGAATTGGAGGGCCGAGCTACTGACCCCAAAAAGCCCCTAAGAATGTCGTGGAGTGATCCGCGCGTGAGTGGAAGAAAAAGGCCATTGTCCGGATTGAGCCGGAATAGGCTGCCCCCGAAGTGCGAAGAAGAGAGGTGCCGTCGCTCTCCTGCCGGAAGGGAAAAGATGCTGTTGTCTACGATGCCCCATTTCGATGGATGTGACCCCACGGGCTCCGTGAGAAAAGGAAAACCCTTTCACTGCCGAGCCAATGGCAGAAGAAGGGCAGAAGTGAGTACCCAAAGGCGGAAGAAGCTTCTTCGCTGCAACATTCGTCGTGGGAGACGAATTCTGCGTGCTGGGCGTCGTGAGACCGACGATTGTGAAGATGCCCTCCACAGAGATGAGCATCAGGAGAACACCCAGTGGAGGACATGGATTCCCTCTCGGGACTGGGGAAAGCAGCATCAGGAGAACGCCAAGTGGAGGACATGGATTTCCTTTCGGGGATGGGGAAGGTCCTCAAGCCTGATGCCGAAGGATGAGCATCAGGAGAACACCAAGTGGAAGACATGGATTCCCTCTCGGGACTGGGGAAAGCAGCATCCAGAGAACACCAAGTGGCTGACATGGATTCCCTCCCGGGAATGGGGAAAGTCCTCAAGCCAGATGCCGATGGATGTCAATGGGACGTGGCGTGCGAGGAAACTCGCAGAAGAAACAGGAATCAACGGAAACCTGTATCAAGTAACTATGTTTCATGTTTAA
- the LOC129791377 gene encoding protein obstructor-E-like yields the protein MAGIFLAIVLLISAVGATTVIYPCPELGLARLPHATSCTKYVQCISGIHVIHECAEGLRYSSFNNRCRLPNLAGCGHDEFLCPLFHDPENLVYLADNDDCAVYYLCYNGVPQRFDCDEGLHWNVRDRKCDFPERANCRLVNINCPDSGFQVVPHPHNCERFFRCVSGQQFEARCPDGMLFDAIRNECYDRNYATCFLPSPPVNTTPTPPINTTPTPPVNTTPTPPVSTTPQVK from the exons ATGGCAG GCATCTTTTTGGCAATTGTTCTGCTCATTAGTGCAGTTGGTGCAACGACAGTAATCTACCCATGTCCGGAACTTGGACTTGCTCGACTTCCGCATGCAACTTCCTGCACTAAATATGTTCAGTGCATTTCTGGTATTCATGTGATTCATGAGTGTGCCGAAGGGTTGCGATACAGCAGCTTTAACAACAGATGCCGATTACCCAACCTTGCTGGTTGTGGCCACGATGAGTTCCTCTGCCCCCTTTTCCATGATCCCGAAAATCTCGTATATCTGGCTGACAATGATGACTGTGCTGTGTACTACCTGTGCTACAATGGTGTCCCACAGAGATTTGATTGCGACGAAGGGCTCCACTGGAATGTGCGGGATCGCAAATGTGACTTTCCGGAGAGAGCAAATTGCCGC TTGGTGAACATTAACTGCCCAGATAGTGGTTTTCAAGTTGTCCCACATCCACACAACTGCGAGAGATTCTTCCGTTGCGTCAGTGGGCAGCAGTTTGAAGCCAGGTGCCCCGATGGGATGCTCTTCGATGCCATCAGGAATGAATGCTACGATAGGAACTATGCCACGTGCTTCCTCCCATCACCACCAGTTAATACAACTCCTACGCCACCCATTAACACGACGCCAACTCCTCCAGTCAACACAACACCCACACCACCAGTTAGCACAACACCACAAGTAAAGTGA